A region from the Candidatus Electrothrix scaldis genome encodes:
- a CDS encoding AIR carboxylase family protein, with protein MKEYNVVIISGSDSDLPHIKKIQDELAKFTIESNIRICSAHKQPVACENIVKELNESSVPSIIVSIAGATDALSGVLSFHSVHPVISCPPDKTNHFSCVDNPPGSSNSLILRPANVAKHIAQMLCLINAEFKKIIQEKNEEKISTLIKADEANRA; from the coding sequence AAAGAGTATAACGTCGTCATCATCTCCGGATCAGACAGCGACCTGCCGCATATCAAAAAGATTCAGGATGAATTAGCAAAATTCACCATTGAATCAAACATCAGAATTTGTTCAGCCCACAAGCAACCTGTTGCCTGTGAAAACATCGTCAAGGAACTCAATGAATCTTCCGTACCGAGCATCATTGTGTCCATAGCCGGTGCCACCGACGCATTATCCGGGGTATTATCATTTCACAGTGTCCACCCGGTCATCAGCTGCCCCCCTGATAAAACCAATCATTTTTCCTGCGTGGATAATCCTCCGGGCAGTTCCAACTCCCTGATTCTCCGCCCAGCAAATGTAGCGAAACATATCGCCCAGATGTTATGCCTGATTAATGCGGAGTTCAAAAAGATCATCCAGGAAAAGAACGAGGAAAAAATCTCCACATTAATCAAGGCTGATGAAGCCAACAGGGCGTGA
- a CDS encoding 4Fe-4S dicluster domain-containing protein, protein MSEDKRKNDIAEGQDDGATKESRRDFLKKLGVAAAATTVAPAATAKAASIAEHLQTHFEMMSDSQKEKAIARLEKRYSEQFEKQVTVANTPAPDGVLFGYALNISKCIGCRRCVEACVRENNQSRGEEDTRHLPIQWIRVLEMTRGNDTFQLENWHKGSPSSSPIGDYGVQSGGHADKAVGISGHAEHYYYPEQVPEENSFYFPVQCQQCEDPACVRACPVRATFRDPNGIVVIDYNWCIGCRMCQLACPYWARRFNWGEPILPNEDMNPKTHYLGNRPRMRGVMEKCTFCLQRVRDGRYPACVEACPVGARKFGNLLDPESEIRKILANKKVFRFKEDFNTEPKFFYYMD, encoded by the coding sequence ATGTCGGAAGACAAAAGAAAAAATGACATCGCTGAAGGGCAAGACGACGGGGCAACCAAGGAATCCCGCCGTGATTTCCTGAAAAAGCTGGGTGTTGCAGCAGCTGCAACAACAGTGGCGCCAGCAGCTACGGCGAAAGCAGCCAGCATAGCTGAGCACTTGCAGACGCATTTTGAGATGATGAGCGACTCTCAAAAGGAAAAGGCCATTGCCCGCTTAGAGAAACGCTACAGCGAGCAGTTTGAGAAGCAGGTCACGGTGGCAAATACACCCGCCCCGGATGGAGTGCTATTCGGCTATGCCCTCAATATCTCCAAATGCATCGGCTGTCGCCGCTGTGTTGAGGCTTGTGTCAGAGAAAATAATCAATCCCGTGGTGAAGAAGATACCCGTCATCTCCCGATCCAGTGGATCCGGGTGTTGGAGATGACACGAGGCAATGACACCTTTCAGCTGGAAAACTGGCATAAGGGATCTCCCAGTAGCAGTCCCATAGGTGATTACGGTGTCCAGTCCGGTGGTCATGCCGATAAGGCTGTCGGTATTTCCGGTCACGCAGAGCATTACTATTACCCAGAGCAGGTCCCGGAAGAGAATTCCTTCTATTTTCCGGTACAGTGTCAGCAATGTGAAGACCCGGCCTGTGTCAGGGCTTGTCCTGTCCGTGCGACCTTCCGCGATCCTAACGGAATCGTAGTTATCGATTATAACTGGTGTATCGGTTGTCGTATGTGTCAGTTGGCCTGTCCGTACTGGGCACGCCGGTTCAACTGGGGCGAACCGATTTTGCCCAATGAGGATATGAATCCCAAGACCCATTACCTGGGGAACCGTCCCCGTATGCGCGGGGTCATGGAAAAATGTACCTTTTGTTTACAGAGGGTGAGAGATGGACGCTATCCGGCATGTGTGGAAGCCTGTCCTGTGGGTGCAAGAAAATTCGGCAACCTGCTTGATCCTGAAAGTGAAATAAGGAAGATTTTGGCAAACAAAAAGGTGTTCCGGTTTAAAGAGGATTTCAACACCGAACCAAAATTTTTCTATTACATGGATTAG
- the nrfD gene encoding NrfD/PsrC family molybdoenzyme membrane anchor subunit yields the protein MTTTTQPASVFQKSIAFSRDFCMYTVKGGKVYYSWLLFLSFFVLVGLVTTFIQMTTGLVVTGASDQIVWELFVSNFIHCPSIASAAVLVVTPAYIYKRKDMKQLAVIGEAIAMVFVIIGLTFIIFHMGRPDRSWHAIPLIGIFNFPSSVLTYDIIVLNVYLVLNAVAVFYYLYKHYVGQPLNTTFYTPLIWFAVAWGPFIHIITAFILSSNAQIAVWHSALMPFSFLAMAAAAGPGLVIVTLLVIRKFTKLEVQDSVIDFFSQVIIWGVGLLILMFAVEFFTELYPATHHAAPLEYAINGHNGMNPYGPWFWSIMTIFVVQFFLLCIKKVRKSYNFMLPLLCISVFLSVLFEKPSVLIFPAFSPTPLGEYAIYRPTLIEICNILFIWAGGFILLTMVLKGVVGVLVGDVQDSSVAVEGGAK from the coding sequence ATGACAACGACAACGCAACCCGCTTCAGTTTTTCAGAAGTCGATAGCTTTCTCCCGCGACTTCTGCATGTATACAGTAAAAGGAGGAAAAGTCTATTACAGTTGGCTGCTTTTCCTTTCCTTTTTTGTCCTTGTAGGCCTTGTCACCACCTTTATACAGATGACGACCGGCCTTGTCGTCACCGGAGCCTCAGACCAAATCGTTTGGGAGCTGTTCGTCTCCAACTTTATTCACTGCCCATCTATCGCCTCGGCAGCAGTGCTGGTGGTGACCCCTGCTTATATCTATAAGCGTAAAGATATGAAGCAGCTGGCCGTTATCGGTGAGGCCATTGCCATGGTCTTCGTGATTATCGGTCTCACCTTTATCATATTCCACATGGGGCGACCGGACCGGTCATGGCATGCGATCCCTTTGATAGGTATCTTTAACTTTCCCAGTTCGGTGCTTACCTATGACATCATCGTGCTGAATGTTTACCTCGTTCTTAACGCGGTAGCGGTCTTCTATTATCTGTACAAACACTATGTCGGTCAGCCGCTGAACACCACATTCTATACTCCTCTAATCTGGTTTGCTGTGGCATGGGGGCCGTTCATTCATATCATTACCGCCTTCATCCTCAGCAGCAATGCGCAGATCGCCGTATGGCATTCTGCTCTCATGCCCTTTTCCTTTCTCGCTATGGCAGCTGCCGCTGGACCGGGCTTGGTCATTGTAACACTCTTGGTGATTCGCAAATTCACTAAACTGGAAGTTCAGGACTCGGTTATTGACTTCTTTTCCCAAGTCATTATCTGGGGTGTGGGCCTTCTTATCCTGATGTTTGCGGTAGAGTTTTTTACAGAACTCTATCCTGCCACACATCATGCTGCCCCTCTGGAGTATGCGATTAATGGACATAACGGTATGAACCCCTATGGTCCGTGGTTTTGGTCAATCATGACCATATTTGTGGTGCAGTTCTTCCTGCTGTGCATCAAAAAAGTACGGAAGAGCTATAACTTTATGCTTCCTCTGCTTTGTATTTCAGTCTTTCTGAGCGTTCTGTTTGAAAAACCCTCAGTTTTGATTTTTCCGGCCTTCAGCCCGACCCCCTTGGGTGAGTATGCCATATATCGTCCGACCTTGATTGAAATCTGCAACATTCTGTTCATCTGGGCGGGCGGTTTTATCCTGCTGACTATGGTCCTTAAGGGTGTGGTTGGCGTTTTGGTTGGTGATGTGCAAGATTCCAGTGTAGCTGTGGAAGGAGGTGCAAAATGA